In the Panthera uncia isolate 11264 chromosome D2, Puncia_PCG_1.0, whole genome shotgun sequence genome, one interval contains:
- the SPRTN gene encoding DNA-dependent metalloprotease SPRTN, producing MDEDLVLALRLQEEWNLQASERDRAQAPLSLVDASWELVDPTPDLQALFVQFNDRFFWGQLEAVEVKWSMRMTLCAGICSYEGRGGMCSIRLSEPLLKLRPRKDLVETLLHEMIHAYLFVTNNDKDREGHGPEFCKHMHRINRLTGANITVYHTFHDEVDEYRRHWWRCDGPCRHKKPYYGYVKRATNRAPSAHDYWWAEHQQKCGGTYVKIKEPENYARKGKGKTKPGRQPAAEKKDQPNRGETQLLIPFSGKGYVLGDASNSPSSGRFVTSHVVNKTQDLLSQDRSATALRPNSKMEVNSEQNGPSKKTSLVAPVLAASRQNVVSSYFPRVSAANQKACRSVSGSPPKSGAGGDLPKNSVSSTSHRRVPSSKIAPRNSLKAPESTPVTAAPDGSGPEERLPSKRARLEDQSVSDELFIKKEQVQRGGSDPEWSSRPPAAAQSSSPSASQSRAVSCPVCWNEVLESQINEHLDRCLEGASVDGKS from the exons ATGGATGAGGATCTGGTGTTGGCACTACGGCTTCAGGAGGAGTGGAACTTGCAGGCGTCGGAGCGCGACCgggcccaggcgcccctgtcgcTGGTGGACGCGTCCTGGGAGTTGGTGGACCCAACCCCGGATTTGCAGGCCCTGTTTGTGCAGTTCAACGATCGGTTCTTCTGGGGCCAGCTGGAGGCTGTCGAGGTGAAGTGGAGCATGCGAATGACCCT GTGTGCTGGGATATGCAGCTATGAAGGGAGGGGCGGAATGTGTTCCATCCGGCTCAGTGAACCTCTTTTAAAGTTGAGACCGAGAAAGGATCTTGTAGAG ACCCTCTTGCATGAAATGATCCACGCCTATCTATTTGTCACTAATAACGATAAAGACCGGGAAGGGCACGGCCCAGAGTTCTGCAAACATATGCATCGCATCAATCGCCTGACCGGAGCCAACATAACG GTGTACCACACGTTCCACGACGAGGTGGATGAGTACCGGCGACACTGGTGGCGCTGTGACGGGCCGTGTCGGCACAAGAAGCCCTACTATGGCTACGTCAAACGCGCCACCAACAGGGCGCCGTCCGCTCACGACTACTGGTGGGCAGAGCACCAGCAGAAGTGTGGTGGCACCTACGTGAAGATCAAGGAGCCGGAGAACTACGCCCGGAAAGGCAAGGGGAAGACAAAACCAGGAAGGCAGCCGGCGGCCGAAAAGAAAG ATCAGCCCAACAGAGGTGAGACCCAGCTGTTGATCCCTTTCAGTGGGAAAGGATACGTCCTGGGAGACGCGAGCAATTCGCCTTCGTCCGGGAGATTTGTCACTTCACATGTCGTCAATAAAACCCAAGATCTTTTAAGTCAAGACCGCTCAGCAACAGCTCTGAGACCTAATTCTAAAATGGAGGTGAACTCCGAACAGAATGGTCCAAGCAAAAAAACCTCTCTCGTCGCCCCTGTTCTTGCTGCCAGTCGCCAAAATGTCGTAAGCAGCTACTTTCCTAGAGTGTCAGCCGCCAACCAGAAGGCCTGCAGAAGCGTGAGTGGATCTCCACCAAAAAGCGGGGCAGGCGGCGACCTCCCTAAAAACTCCGTCTCTTCCACGTCTCACAGAAGGGTCCCCTCCTCTAAGATAGCCCCGAGAAATTCTTTAAAAGCCCCGGAATCGACACCTGTGACCGCGGCCCCGGACGGGAGCGGGCCCGAAGAGAGATTGCCAAGTAAACGAGCCAGGCTAGAAGACCAGTCTGTTTCTGACGagctttttatcaagaaagagcAAGTGCAACGTGGTGGAAGTGATCCCGAGTGGAGTTCACGTCCTCCAGCCGCGGCTCAGAGCTCCAGCCCTTCAGCCAGTCAGAGCAGAGCGGTCAGTTGTCCTGTTTGTTGGAACGAAGTCCTAGAGTCGCAAATTAACGAGCACTTGGACCGGTGCCTTGAAGGTGCTAGCGTCGATGGCAAGAGTTGA